The proteins below are encoded in one region of Gemmatimonadota bacterium:
- a CDS encoding SRPBCC domain-containing protein, protein MVDIIHRIGIKAPLEQVYAAIATVQGVAGWWTRDTTGTAEAGGTVNVRFRHGDGHEIGQMDFAVTALEPNHAVRWRFVAGPPEWVGTEATFDLTHDGEMTVLLFGHRGWQEAVEFTAHCSTKWAVFLLSLRELVETGKGRPAPDDMKIDNWN, encoded by the coding sequence GTGGTTGACATCATTCATCGCATCGGGATCAAGGCACCACTGGAGCAGGTATACGCGGCGATCGCCACCGTTCAAGGTGTGGCCGGCTGGTGGACCCGGGACACGACCGGCACGGCGGAAGCAGGGGGAACAGTGAACGTCAGGTTCAGGCATGGGGACGGCCACGAGATTGGTCAGATGGACTTCGCGGTCACCGCGCTCGAGCCGAACCACGCCGTGCGCTGGCGCTTCGTGGCCGGTCCGCCGGAATGGGTCGGCACCGAGGCGACCTTCGATCTGACCCACGACGGCGAGATGACGGTGCTGCTCTTCGGTCACCGCGGATGGCAGGAGGCAGTGGAATTCACTGCGCACTGCAGCACCAAGTGGGCGGTCTTCTTGCTCTCCCTGCGCGAACTGGTGGAGACGGGGAAGGGGCGGCCCGCCCCGGACGACATGAAGATCGACAATTGGAACTAG
- a CDS encoding winged helix-turn-helix transcriptional regulator, protein MSSSRGNAVRQAAPVFAALGDSTRLTLVRRLAVEGDLSITRLTEGSGMTRQGITRHLQSLERVGLVRDSKEGREHLYSLDLKRLTVAREYLDQVSAQWDAAAARLKAFVEAPE, encoded by the coding sequence ATGTCGAGTAGCCGCGGCAACGCCGTCCGTCAGGCGGCGCCAGTGTTCGCCGCCCTCGGCGACAGCACGCGACTCACCCTGGTGCGGCGGCTCGCGGTCGAGGGCGACCTCTCGATCACGCGCCTGACCGAAGGGAGCGGGATGACGAGGCAGGGCATCACGCGGCACCTGCAGTCGCTTGAACGGGTCGGTCTGGTCCGCGACAGCAAGGAGGGGCGGGAACACCTCTACTCGCTCGACCTCAAGCGCCTCACCGTGGCGCGAGAATATCTCGACCAGGTCTCGGCGCAGTGGGATGCAGCAGCGGCACGCCTCAAGGCGTTCGTCGAAGCACCGGAATAG
- a CDS encoding SRPBCC family protein: MEKAPRRCCPRARVWRALSDATEFGTWFGITLDGPFVPGTTVHGNLRMAGLEHVTLEMRIERVEPEGYFSYQWHPGAIDPKVDYTTEPMTLVEFLLKETATGTAITIIESGFDQLPATRRVEAFRMNTGGWNGQSKKLAGYVE; encoded by the coding sequence ATCGAAAAAGCGCCTCGACGTTGCTGCCCCCGCGCCCGGGTCTGGCGTGCACTGTCCGACGCCACCGAGTTCGGCACCTGGTTCGGCATCACGCTCGACGGGCCCTTTGTCCCAGGCACGACGGTCCACGGTAACCTGCGGATGGCGGGCCTGGAGCACGTCACACTCGAGATGCGGATCGAGCGGGTCGAGCCTGAGGGCTACTTCTCGTACCAGTGGCACCCGGGGGCGATCGACCCCAAGGTCGACTACACCACTGAACCGATGACGCTGGTGGAGTTCCTTCTGAAGGAGACGGCCACCGGCACCGCGATCACCATCATCGAGTCGGGCTTTGACCAGCTGCCCGCCACGCGCCGAGTCGAGGCGTTCCGGATGAACACTGGCGGGTGGAATGGCCAGTCGAAGAAGCTGGCCGGGTATGTCGAGTAG